The following coding sequences are from one Lolium rigidum isolate FL_2022 chromosome 6, APGP_CSIRO_Lrig_0.1, whole genome shotgun sequence window:
- the LOC124659541 gene encoding uncharacterized protein LOC124659541 yields the protein MAPNAGEVARPQSPLRGMMPQSPLRIKQGGKFYERLLTKESSAANPSFRYYWAEPGSVPFIWESQPGTPRDASRMVGGTLPAITPPPSYLLRHGGVKVQITAPHRPKRKVTCRKRYRLKRIKIGFIADIFRRLTVGKAWWRPEPSSAPVSSSSRWLVATAKAEQKDQQHHEQGHHDHDLAAKKGGVVCSGAARQMSPCWMLRIRGSANQNFRDCD from the coding sequence ATGGCTCCGAACGCCGGAGAGGTGGCGCGGCCGCAGAGCCCTCTCCGCGGCATGATGCCGCAGAGCCCGCTCCGGATCAAGCAGGGCGGCAAGTTCTACGAGCGGCTCCTCACCAAGGAGAGCTCCGCCGCCAACCCGTCGTTCCGGTACTACTGGGCGGAGCCGGGCTCGGTGCCCTTCATCTGGGAGTCGCAGCCCGGCACGCCCAGGGACGCCTCCCGGATGGTCGGCGGCACGCTCCCGGCCATCACTCCACCGCCTTCCTACCTGCTCCGGCACGGTGGCGTCAAGGTCCAGATCACGGCTCCTCACCGTCCCAAGCGCAAGGTGACGTGCAGGAAGCGGTACAGGCTCAAGCGGATCAAGATCGGCTTCATCGCCGACATCTTCCGGAGGCTCACCGTCGGGAAGGCGTGGTGGCGGCCGGAGCCGTCGTCGGCCCCGGTCTCGTCGTCCAGCCGGTGGCTCGTGGCGACCGCGAAGGCCGAGCAGAAGGATCAGCAGCACCATGAGCAGggacaccatgatcatgatctcgcCGCGAAGAAGGGCGGCGTGGTGTGCTCCGGGGCGGCGCGTCAGATGAGCCCGTGCTGGATGCTCCGAATTCGCGGCTCGGCGAACCAGAACTTCCGCGACTGCGATTAG